In Gopherus flavomarginatus isolate rGopFla2 chromosome 1, rGopFla2.mat.asm, whole genome shotgun sequence, a single genomic region encodes these proteins:
- the LOC127030264 gene encoding beta-1,3-galactosyltransferase 5-like isoform X2, protein MALSMMALKRFKMILFLIVVLAPGWLYLFKPNLIAIFIFCQKKIEATSLTFITESRNFLQLPDIDCSKTPPFLVLLVTSSHGQNKARMAIRQTWGKHRLVAGNRIVTYFLLGTTMNQNDQTGIIAESQKYRDIIQKDFIDTYYNLTLKTMMGIEWVYKFCHQSRFVMKTDSDMFVNIFYLTELLLRKNRNTGFFTGFLKTNELPIRERNSKWYVSKDEYPGSTYPPFCSGTGYVFSTDVASQIYNISESVPFIKLEDVFIGLCLAKLKINLEELHSEQTFFSDRVEFSLCLFKKIVTCHYVQPYELLIYWNALERSMDEKCPDV, encoded by the coding sequence aTGGCTTTGAAGAGattcaaaatgattttgtttttaattgtagtaTTGGCCCCTGGCTGGTTGTATTTGTTCAAGCCAAATTTGATTGCAATCTTTATATTCtgtcaaaagaagattgaggccACATCACTGACTTTTATAACAGAAAGCAGAAACTTTTTGCAGTTGCCAGATATAGACTGCAGTAAGACTCCTCCGTTTCTGGTGCTCCTTGTGACATCATCACATGGCCAGAATAAAGCTAGGATGGCTATCCGTCAAACATGGGGGAAACACAGACTAGTTGCTGGCAACCGCATCGTGACATATTTTCTTCTGGGAACCACCATGAACCAAAATGATCAAACTGGTATTATTGCTGAAAGTCAGAAATACAGAGACATTATCCAGAAGGATTTTATAGACACATATTACAATTTGACTTTAAAGACAATGATGGGAATTGAATGGGTTTACAAATTTTGTCATCAATCCAGGTTTGTGATGAAAACTGACTCAGATATGTTTGTCAATATCTTTTACCTGACTGAACTTCttttaagaaaaaacagaaacacTGGATTCTTCACAGGCTTTTTAAAGACGAATGAGCTCCCTATAAGAGAGAGAAATAGTAAATGGTATGTGAGTAAAGATGAATATCCAGGAAGTACGTATCCTCCATTTTGTTCTGGGACTGGTTATGTTTTCTCCACTGATGTTGCTAGTCAGATTTATAATATTTCAGAAAGTGTCCCTTTTATTAAACTGGAGGATGTTTTCATAGGACTGTGTCTTGCTAAACTAAAAATCAATCTGGAGGAACTTCATTCAGAACAGACATTCTTCTCAGACAGGGTTGAGTTCTCTCTTTGTCTCTTCAAGAAAATTGTGACATGCCATTATGTGCAACCTTATGAGCTGCTGATCTACTGGAATGCACTGGAGAGGTCAATGGATGAAAAATGCCCAGATGTTTGA